In Rutidosis leptorrhynchoides isolate AG116_Rl617_1_P2 chromosome 2, CSIRO_AGI_Rlap_v1, whole genome shotgun sequence, one genomic interval encodes:
- the LOC139892390 gene encoding diacylglycerol kinase 1-like has translation MDEYREDDHFLPAAWMNKSPSELAETNLFIISCFIAGLIGILTIVYTAFQWRRNISLSWTKAIAGTKKDPKSSKELVAPHTWYLETVARGKSLNCCVCLKSMSPSQSLGPMVSSGSFIHRCSICGAVAHLNCSSNAQKDCKCVSMVGSDHVLHQWAIRWTEVIDQPEGTSFCTHCEEPCSASFLGGSPIWCCLWCQRLIHVDCHSTYREAGDICDMGPFKRLILSPLYVKILSRSSSGGLLSSLTFGANELASSVRASITSQSKKNKQRNRVNIDDGECSVAESSAESAPYADIKNDDGDSDMMNKKMSYKRSIQRDDQKVQMKQRYDLVNLHPDARPLLVFINKKSGAKRGDSIRLRLNILLNPVQIFELSSKEGPEVGLYLFRKVPHFKVLVCGGDGTAGWVLDAIEKQNFVSPPPVAILPAGTGNDLARVLQWGGGLGSVEKQGGLCTMLQHVEHAALTVLDRWKVSIVNQRGRPLRSPKFMNNYLGVGCDAKVALDIHNLREENPEKFYNQFMNKVLYAREGARSMMDRTLADYPWQVRVEVDGTDIEVPEDAEGVLIANIGSYMGGVDLWQNENENNDNFDPQSMHDKMLEVVSISGTWHLGKLQVGLSRARRLAQGKSIKIQLLAPLPVQIDGEPWLQSPCTLTISHHGQAFILRRTAEEALGHASGIVTDVLEKAETNQVINGSQKRTLLHEMALRLS, from the exons ATGGACGAGTATCGAGAAGACGATCATTTCCTACCCGCTGCTTGGATGAACAAGAGTCCATCCGAACTAGCTGAAACGAATCTCTTCATTATTTCATGTTTTATTGCTGGTCTTATTGGTATATTAACAATAGTTTACACCGCGTTTCAATGGAGAAGAAACATTAGTCTTAGTTGGACAAAAGCGATTGCAGGTACAAAAAAAGATCCGAAATCAAGCAAGGAGCTTGTTGCACCGCACACTTGGTATTTAGAAACCGTAgctcgtgggaagagtttaaactGTTGCGTATGTCTAAAGTCGATGTCACCATCTCAATCGCTCGGGCCAATGGTGTCTTCTGGTAGTTTTATTCATCGTTGTAGCATATGTGGCGCTGTGGCCCACTTAAATTGTTCTTCTAATGCACAAAAAGATTGTAAATGTGTGTCGATGGTGGGGTCCGATCATGTATTGCACCAATGGGCTATTCGGTGGACCGAAGTGATTGATCAACCTGAAGGGACATCGTTTTGTACGCATTGTGAAGAACCGTGTAGTGCTTCATTTCTTGGTGGTTCACCAATATGGTGTTGTTTATGGTGTCAAAGATTGATACATGTCGATTGTCATAGTACGTATCGTGAAGCGGGTGATATTTGCGATATGGGTCCGTTTAAAAGATTGATTTTATCGCCACTTTATGTGAAAATATTGAGCAGGTCATCATCGGGTGGACTCTTGAGTTCGTTAACGTTTGGAGCCAATGAGCTTGCGTCTTCTGTTCGCGCAAGTATTACAAGTCAAAGTAAGAAAAACAAGCAGCGTAATCGGGTGAATATAGATGATGGTGAATGTAGTGTAGCGGAATCGTCTGCTGAAAGCGCGCCGTATGCTGATATCAAAAACGACGATGGTGATAGTGATATGATGAACAAAAAGATGAGTTATAAAAGAAGTATTCAGAGAGATGATCAGAAGGTACAAATGAAACAGAGATATGATTTGGTTAATTTGCATCCAGATGCAAGGCCTCTTTTAGTTTTCATCAACAAAAAAAGTGGCGCTAAACGTGGAGATTCAATCAGGCTTCGGCTGAATATTCTGTTAAACCCTGTTCAG ATCTTTGAGCTGAGTTCGAAAGAAGGTCCAGAAGtcggtctttatttatttaggaaAGTACCACATTTTAAAGTCCTTGTATGTGGTGGGGACGGTACAGCAGGGTGGGTATTGGACGCAATCGAAAAGCAGAATTTTGTATCTCCACCTCCTGTTGCGATTCTACCTGCGGGAACCGGGAACGATTTGGCCCGAGTCTTACAATGGGGAGGTGGTTTGGGTTCGGTCGAAAAACAAGGAGGCTTATGCACGATGTTGCAACACGTAGAACATGCCGCATTGACGGTTCTTGATCGTTGGAAAGTTTCTATCGTAAATCAAAGGGGAAGACCCCTTCGATCCCcaaaattcatgaacaattatCTTG GGGTGGGATGTGATGCGAAGGTCGCGCTTGATATTCATAATTTGAGGGAAGAGAATCCTGAGAAATTCTATAACCAG TTCATGAATAAAGTTTTATATGCTAGAGAAGGTGCGAGGAGTATGATGGACCGAACTTTAGCTGATTATCCATGGCAAGTTCGAGTAGAGGTTGATGGTACGGATATAGAGGTTCCGGAG GATGCAGAAGGTGTACTTATTGCTAATATTGGGAGCTATATGGGCGGTGTAGACTTATGGCAGAATgaaaatgaaaacaatgataatttTGATCCTCAATCGATGCACGATAAGATGTTAGAGGTTGTGAGCATATCAGGCACTTGGCATCTCGGAAAGCTTCAG GTGGGCCTTTCTCGAGCCAGAAGACTTGCTCAAGGAAAGTCCATTAAAATCCAGCTTCTTGCACCACTGCCCGTTCAAATAGACGGTGAACCATGGTTACAATCACCATGCACGTTAACTATTTCGCACCATGGACAG GCTTTTATTCTGAGACGAACAGCTGAGGAAGCGCTTGGTCATGCATCTGGAATAGTTACAGATGTGTTAGAAAAGGCTGAAACAAATCAAGTGATTAATGGGTCTCAAAAGCGTACGCTTCTTCATGAAATGGCACTTCGACTGTCATAG